One Cervus canadensis isolate Bull #8, Minnesota chromosome 13, ASM1932006v1, whole genome shotgun sequence DNA segment encodes these proteins:
- the LOC122452322 gene encoding 40S ribosomal protein S20-like, with product MAFKGTSKIPVEPEVAIHWIRITLTSRSLKSLEKECAYLIRGVKEKNLKVKGPLRMPTKTLRITTRKTPCGEGSKTWDQFQTRIHKRLTDLHSPCEIVKKITSVSIEPRVKVEVTTADA from the coding sequence ATGGCCTTTAAAGGCACCAGCAAGATTCCTGTGGAGCCAGAGGTGGCCATTCACTGGATTAGGATTACCCTCACCAGTCGCAGCCTGAAGTCTCTAGAGAAGGAATGTGCCTACCTGATCAGAGGCGTgaaggaaaagaatctcaaagtGAAAGGACCTCTTCGGATGCCTACCAAGACTCTGAGAATAACTACAAGGAAAACTCCTTGTGGTGAAGGTTCTAAGACTTGGGATCAATTCCAGACAAGGATCCACAAGCGACTCACTGACCTGCACAGTCCCTGTGAGATTGTCAAGAAGATCACTTCCGTCAGTATTGAGCCAAGAGTCAAGGTGGAAGTCACCACTGCTGATGCCTAA